One Phocaeicola dorei genomic region harbors:
- the speA gene encoding biosynthetic arginine decarboxylase produces MRKWRIEDSEELYNITGWGTSYFGINDKGHVVVTPRKDGVEVDLKELVDELQLRDVAAPMLVRFPDILDNRIEKIANCFKQASDEYGYKAQNFIIYPIKVNQMRPVVEEIISHGKKFNLGLEAGSKPELHAVIAVNTDSDSLIICNGYKDESYIELALLAQKMGKRIFLVVEKMNELRLIAKMAKQLNVRPNIGIRIKLASSGSGKWEDSGGDASKFGLTSSELLEALDFLEKKDMKDCLKLIHFHIGSQVTKIRRIKTALREASQFYVQLHVMGFNVEFVDIGGGLGVDYDGTRSANSESSVNYSIQEYVNDSISTLVDASDKNGIPHPNIITESGRSLTAHHSVLIFEVLETATLPEMDEDFEVGENDHELVHELYEIWDNLNQSRMVEAWHDAQQIREEALDLFSHGIVDLKTRAQIERLYWSVTREINQIASGLKHAPDEFRKLDKLLADKYFCNFSLFQSLPDSWAIDQIFPIMPIQRLDEKPDRNATLQDITCDSDGKIANFISTRYVSHDLPVHSLKGKDAYYIGVFLVGAYQEILGDMHNLFGDTNAVHVTVDDKGYSIDQVIDGETVAEVLDYVQYNPKKLVRTLETWVTKSVKEGRISVEEGKEFLSNYRSGLYGYTYLE; encoded by the coding sequence ATGAGAAAATGGCGTATTGAAGATTCGGAAGAACTCTACAACATAACCGGGTGGGGAACTTCGTACTTTGGTATCAATGACAAAGGTCATGTAGTGGTAACTCCTCGTAAGGACGGCGTTGAGGTCGACTTGAAAGAGTTGGTCGATGAGTTGCAATTGCGGGATGTGGCAGCTCCTATGCTGGTCCGTTTTCCGGATATTCTGGATAATCGTATTGAAAAAATCGCGAACTGCTTTAAGCAGGCATCTGATGAGTATGGGTATAAGGCCCAGAATTTTATCATTTATCCTATCAAGGTAAACCAGATGCGTCCTGTAGTAGAAGAAATCATTAGTCATGGTAAGAAATTCAATTTGGGACTGGAAGCCGGTTCCAAACCCGAACTCCATGCGGTGATAGCTGTGAATACAGATTCGGATTCATTGATTATCTGTAACGGATATAAGGACGAAAGTTATATTGAGTTGGCTCTGCTGGCACAGAAGATGGGGAAACGCATTTTTCTGGTGGTGGAGAAAATGAATGAATTACGCCTGATAGCCAAAATGGCAAAGCAGCTGAATGTGCGGCCTAACATAGGTATCCGCATCAAGCTGGCTTCTTCGGGAAGTGGTAAATGGGAAGATAGCGGAGGAGACGCCAGTAAGTTTGGCTTGACATCCAGTGAATTGCTGGAAGCGCTTGACTTCTTGGAAAAGAAAGACATGAAGGACTGTTTGAAACTGATTCATTTTCATATCGGCAGTCAGGTTACTAAAATACGTCGTATCAAGACTGCTCTGCGTGAGGCATCGCAATTCTATGTGCAGTTGCATGTGATGGGATTTAATGTGGAATTTGTGGATATCGGTGGTGGTTTGGGGGTGGATTACGACGGAACTCGTTCTGCCAATAGTGAAAGCAGTGTGAACTACTCTATTCAGGAGTATGTGAATGACTCTATTTCTACGCTGGTGGATGCCAGTGACAAGAATGGAATTCCTCATCCGAATATTATTACTGAAAGCGGACGTTCACTGACTGCCCATCACTCCGTGCTGATTTTCGAGGTGCTGGAAACGGCGACTTTGCCCGAAATGGATGAGGATTTCGAAGTAGGTGAAAATGACCATGAATTGGTACATGAACTTTATGAGATATGGGATAATCTGAATCAGAGCCGTATGGTGGAGGCGTGGCACGATGCACAGCAGATACGTGAGGAAGCACTTGATTTATTCAGCCACGGTATTGTGGATTTGAAGACCCGTGCCCAGATAGAGCGTCTGTACTGGTCGGTGACCCGTGAGATCAATCAGATTGCTTCGGGGTTGAAACATGCGCCCGATGAATTCCGCAAACTGGACAAACTGCTGGCTGATAAATATTTCTGTAATTTCTCGTTGTTCCAGTCGTTGCCGGACTCGTGGGCGATAGATCAGATATTCCCTATCATGCCTATCCAGCGTCTGGACGAGAAGCCCGACAGAAATGCTACCTTGCAGGATATTACTTGTGATTCGGATGGAAAGATTGCCAATTTTATCTCTACCCGTTATGTATCGCATGACCTGCCGGTACATTCGTTGAAAGGAAAAGACGCTTATTATATAGGTGTGTTTCTGGTTGGTGCTTATCAGGAGATTTTGGGTGATATGCACAATTTGTTTGGAGATACCAATGCGGTGCATGTCACGGTGGATGACAAAGGATATTCCATTGATCAGGTAATTGATGGTGAAACGGTGGCCGAGGTTTTGGATTATGTACAGTATAATCCGAAGAAACTGGTGCGTACACTGGAAACGTGGGTGACCAAATCAGTAAAAGAAGGACGAATTTCTGTAGAGGAAGGAAAAGAATTCCTCTCTAATTATCGTTCCGGGTTGTACGGATATACTTATTTGGAATAA
- the argB gene encoding acetylglutamate kinase, translated as MKEKLTIIKVGGKIVEEESTLNQLLADFSAIGGYKLLVHGGGRSATRLAAQLGIESKMVNGRRITDAETLKVVTMVYGGLVNKSIVAGLQAKGVNAIGLTGADMNVICSVKRPVKDVDYGFVGDVEKVNANFLAALIRQGIVPVMAPLTHDGKGSMLNTNADTIAGETAKALASLFDVTLVYCFEKKGVLRDENDDDSVIPVITPEEFKEFVAQGIIQGGMIPKLENSFSAIDAGVSQVVITLASAISEGSGTVIKK; from the coding sequence ATGAAAGAGAAACTGACTATCATAAAAGTAGGTGGAAAAATTGTAGAGGAAGAGTCTACACTTAATCAGTTATTGGCTGATTTTTCTGCTATAGGAGGTTATAAGTTGTTGGTACACGGTGGCGGGCGCTCTGCTACCAGACTGGCGGCACAACTAGGGATTGAAAGCAAGATGGTGAATGGTCGCCGCATTACGGATGCAGAAACGCTGAAAGTGGTAACCATGGTATATGGCGGACTGGTGAATAAGAGTATCGTAGCCGGTCTTCAGGCAAAAGGTGTGAATGCCATTGGACTGACCGGAGCTGATATGAATGTGATCTGTTCAGTAAAGCGTCCGGTAAAAGACGTGGACTATGGCTTTGTTGGTGATGTAGAGAAAGTAAATGCCAATTTTTTGGCGGCATTGATCCGTCAGGGCATTGTGCCTGTTATGGCTCCATTGACCCATGACGGCAAAGGAAGCATGCTGAATACCAATGCTGATACCATTGCCGGAGAAACCGCTAAAGCATTGGCCTCCTTGTTTGATGTGACATTGGTTTATTGTTTTGAGAAAAAGGGTGTATTGCGTGACGAGAATGATGATGACAGTGTAATTCCTGTCATTACTCCTGAGGAGTTTAAAGAATTTGTAGCGCAAGGTATCATTCAAGGAGGGATGATTCCTAAGCTGGAAAATTCTTTTTCTGCTATTGATGCAGGCGTCAGTCAGGTGGTAATAACCTTAGCATCAGCCATTAGTGAAGGAAGTGGAACCGTAATTAAAAAATAA
- a CDS encoding shikimate kinase yields the protein MTRIFLIGYMGAGKTTLGKAFACEMSLNFIDLDWYIEERFHKTVQQLFLERGEDGFRELERKMLHEVAEFEDVVVSAGGGTPCFFDNMEYMNDCGDTVFLDVEPAVLFRRLRVAKQQRPLLANKSDEELMDFICEALQKRHPFYSKAKHLFKADELEDKKQIQASVDSLRKQLNK from the coding sequence ATGACACGTATATTTCTAATAGGATATATGGGTGCGGGCAAAACGACTCTAGGTAAAGCGTTTGCCTGTGAAATGAGTCTGAATTTCATTGATTTGGACTGGTATATCGAGGAACGTTTCCATAAAACCGTTCAACAGTTGTTCTTGGAGCGTGGAGAAGACGGATTCCGGGAACTGGAACGGAAAATGTTGCATGAGGTGGCCGAATTTGAAGATGTGGTTGTTTCGGCCGGTGGAGGAACACCTTGTTTTTTTGATAACATGGAGTATATGAATGACTGTGGTGATACGGTATTTCTGGATGTGGAACCTGCTGTGTTGTTTCGCCGTCTGAGAGTGGCCAAGCAGCAACGTCCATTGTTAGCAAATAAAAGTGATGAGGAACTGATGGATTTTATCTGTGAGGCGTTACAGAAAAGACATCCGTTTTATTCCAAGGCAAAACATCTGTTTAAAGCTGATGAGCTGGAGGATAAAAAACAAATTCAAGCCTCTGTTGACAGCTTGAGAAAGCAATTGAATAAATAA
- the topA gene encoding type I DNA topoisomerase — protein sequence MQKNLVIVESPAKAKTIEKFLGNDYKVLSSYGHIRDLKKKEFSIDVENGFEPTYEIPADKKKLVAELKAEAKKADMVWLASDEDREGEAISWHLFEVLGLDPEKTKRIVFHEITKTAILKAIENPRDIDVNLVNAQQARRILDRIVGFELSPVLWKKVKPALSAGRVQSVAVRLIVEREREVHAFVSEPSYRVTAVFEVPDVDGNEVEVKAELSNRFKTKEEAQAFLEICKDAQFSIEDIITRPVKKSPAAPFTTSTLQQEAARKLGFTVAQTMMVAQRLYENGQITYMRTDSVNLSDLALNTSKQTILSLMGERYVKVRKFATKTKGAQEAHEAIRPTYMENETVSGTGQEQKLYELIWKRTIASQMADAELEKTTATIVISNSSEKFIATGEVITFDGFLRVYKESYDDDNEQEDEGRLLPPLSKGEKLIRKEILATQRFTQCPPRYTEASLVRKLEELGIGRPSTYAPTISTVQQRGYVEKGNSEGVKRPYDTLKLKGGKITEITKTEITGNEKAKLLPTDTGIVVNDFLMEYFPEIMDFNFTANVEKEFDEVAEGEKEWTGMMDSFYKGFHPLVDKTIHSKTEHKVGERVLGTDPVSGKPVSVKIGRFGPVIQIGTADDEEKPRFAQLAKGLSMETITLEEALDAFKLPRTLGDYDGHTVTVGVGRFGPYVRYDKLFVSIPKGTDPMEISLDEAVELIKNKIEAQEKKFIKVFDADPDMQVLNGRYGPYISYQKKNYKIPENVEPADLSLEACFKVIELQKSKAETRKTKAASRNRGTVNMEEESEKTEESAKSKAAPKVKGTAKAKK from the coding sequence ATGCAAAAAAATCTAGTAATAGTTGAGTCACCCGCTAAGGCTAAAACCATTGAGAAATTCTTGGGTAATGATTATAAAGTCCTTTCCAGTTACGGGCATATCCGGGATTTGAAAAAGAAGGAGTTTAGTATCGATGTAGAGAATGGGTTTGAGCCGACTTACGAGATACCGGCAGACAAAAAGAAATTGGTAGCCGAATTGAAAGCGGAGGCAAAGAAAGCTGATATGGTATGGCTTGCATCCGATGAGGATCGTGAAGGAGAAGCTATTTCATGGCACTTGTTTGAAGTCTTGGGGCTGGACCCTGAGAAGACCAAGCGCATTGTATTCCACGAGATAACCAAAACAGCGATACTAAAGGCCATCGAAAATCCGCGTGACATTGATGTAAATCTGGTAAATGCCCAGCAAGCACGCCGTATTCTGGATAGAATTGTAGGTTTTGAACTTTCACCGGTATTGTGGAAGAAGGTAAAGCCTGCTCTTTCTGCCGGACGTGTGCAATCTGTTGCCGTTCGTTTGATTGTGGAACGTGAACGTGAGGTACATGCTTTTGTCAGTGAACCGTCTTATCGCGTTACAGCAGTGTTTGAAGTTCCTGATGTTGATGGAAATGAAGTTGAAGTGAAAGCAGAATTGTCCAACCGTTTCAAGACCAAGGAGGAAGCACAGGCTTTCCTTGAAATTTGTAAGGATGCGCAGTTCTCTATTGAAGATATAATAACCCGCCCTGTGAAGAAATCGCCGGCGGCACCGTTTACTACTTCTACGTTGCAGCAGGAAGCTGCCCGTAAGTTGGGATTTACAGTAGCGCAGACCATGATGGTGGCACAGCGTCTGTATGAAAACGGACAAATTACTTATATGCGTACGGATTCGGTGAACCTTTCGGATTTGGCTTTGAATACTAGCAAGCAGACTATTTTGTCCCTGATGGGAGAAAGATATGTCAAAGTCCGTAAGTTTGCCACCAAGACTAAAGGAGCACAGGAAGCGCATGAGGCTATCCGTCCTACCTATATGGAGAATGAGACGGTGAGCGGAACCGGTCAGGAACAGAAATTGTATGAACTGATCTGGAAACGTACCATCGCTTCACAGATGGCAGATGCGGAACTGGAGAAAACAACGGCTACTATTGTAATTAGTAACAGCAGCGAGAAATTTATCGCTACCGGCGAGGTGATTACTTTTGACGGTTTCCTGCGTGTATATAAGGAATCATATGATGATGACAATGAGCAGGAGGATGAGGGTCGTCTGTTGCCGCCTCTAAGCAAAGGGGAAAAACTGATAAGAAAAGAAATTTTGGCAACTCAACGCTTTACCCAATGTCCGCCCCGTTATACGGAAGCCAGCCTGGTACGCAAACTGGAAGAGTTGGGCATCGGTCGTCCATCTACATACGCACCTACCATTTCTACTGTGCAACAACGCGGTTATGTAGAAAAAGGAAACAGTGAAGGTGTGAAACGTCCGTATGATACCTTGAAACTGAAAGGCGGCAAGATTACGGAAATTACCAAGACAGAGATTACGGGAAATGAAAAGGCCAAGTTGTTACCTACTGATACCGGTATCGTGGTAAACGATTTCCTGATGGAGTACTTCCCTGAAATCATGGACTTTAACTTTACAGCGAATGTGGAGAAAGAGTTCGATGAAGTGGCTGAAGGAGAAAAGGAATGGACTGGTATGATGGACAGTTTCTATAAAGGTTTCCATCCGTTGGTAGATAAGACCATTCACTCTAAGACTGAGCATAAGGTGGGTGAAAGAGTATTGGGGACAGATCCTGTAAGCGGTAAGCCGGTATCGGTTAAGATAGGTCGTTTCGGTCCGGTTATTCAGATTGGTACTGCCGATGATGAAGAGAAACCGCGTTTTGCGCAGTTGGCAAAGGGATTGTCTATGGAAACCATTACGTTGGAAGAAGCGTTGGATGCGTTCAAGCTTCCCCGTACGTTGGGGGATTATGACGGTCACACGGTGACGGTAGGAGTAGGGCGTTTCGGACCATACGTGCGTTATGACAAACTGTTTGTTTCTATTCCTAAAGGAACGGACCCGATGGAGATTTCTTTGGATGAAGCGGTCGAACTGATCAAGAATAAGATAGAAGCGCAGGAGAAGAAGTTTATTAAAGTATTCGATGCTGACCCTGATATGCAGGTCTTGAACGGACGTTACGGCCCATACATCAGCTATCAGAAAAAGAATTATAAGATCCCTGAGAATGTAGAACCGGCGGATTTAAGTCTGGAGGCTTGTTTTAAGGTGATTGAATTGCAGAAAAGCAAGGCGGAAACCCGTAAAACGAAAGCGGCTTCAAGAAACAGGGGAACCGTAAATATGGAAGAGGAGTCCGAAAAAACCGAAGAATCCGCTAAAAGTAAGGCGGCTCCCAAGGTAAAGGGCACTGCAAAAGCAAAAAAATGA
- a CDS encoding tetratricopeptide repeat protein, giving the protein MKRKTLLMAALMGGCSLQGMAQQITPKDVAGDKEYNRVCREYELKGGDSMELLQAYLDKYPDSRHKNRVLSLIASAYFMEGKYKEAIALFRSCDLEALPDKERDDCAMRLATSYLKEDNLREAAVWFTLLKEVSPLYQDDAVYNLAYIDYVEKRYDKALKSFQSLQNDAVYAALVPYYIGEIYLVKGNYQQARTVAKAYLEQYPAKKDVPQMERIWGEACFGLNDYQAAIPPLERYRESVSHPQRKPLYELGMSYYYTGVYSKAAATLGEMASVHDALSQNAYLHMGLAYLNLKERNRARMAFEQAANFSFDPKVKEQALYNYALCIHETSYSPFAESVTVFERFLNEFPNSPYTERVNDYLIEVYMNTRSYEAALKSIAKIEHPGTRIMEAKQKILFRLGTQAFVNARFQEALEFFNQSLAMGQYNQATKADAYFWRGESNYRLDRFPQAGNDYRLYLEFATSKDGQEYGLALYNLGYTYFKQKNYGNAGTWFTRFVDRGSANERAMQADAYNRIGDCNFYDRRFEQARQDYARAVEIDPSLGDYSLYQEAFVRGLQRDYNGKVQTLNRLISDYPESQYMDDALYEQGRAFVQMEDNANAIARFNILVKKFPESNVARRAANEIGLLYYQDDKYPEAIQAYKQVIASYPGSEEARLAQRDLKSIYIDLNKVDEYANFASTIPGGANFDVNERDSLTYVAAERVYMRGEVTEARNSFTRYLQTFPEGAFSLNANYYIGLIDYNQKAYESAARHLDKVLEYPNNKYSEDAMLMGAEMAYTAKDYEKALHIYKQLKDKAASMERRQLAKTGMLRSAHMLGNEEEIIFTATDLLADTKLAPELSNEAHYYRAKAYLDAGKTDRAMEDLKILAKDTRNVYGAEAKYKVAQIYFDGGQTDKAEQEVLNYIEVSTPHTYWLARSFVLLADVYMKLGRNLDAKQYLLSLKQNYQADDDIAGMIESRLEKLKTEN; this is encoded by the coding sequence ATGAAAAGAAAAACCTTATTGATGGCCGCATTGATGGGAGGCTGTTCCTTGCAGGGAATGGCGCAGCAGATAACTCCCAAGGATGTGGCAGGTGACAAGGAATATAACCGGGTATGCCGGGAATATGAGTTGAAAGGCGGGGACAGCATGGAACTGTTACAGGCTTATCTGGACAAATATCCTGACTCCCGTCATAAAAACAGGGTGCTGTCACTGATTGCCTCTGCTTATTTTATGGAGGGAAAATACAAGGAGGCCATTGCCCTGTTCCGGTCGTGTGATCTGGAGGCTTTGCCTGATAAGGAAAGAGATGATTGTGCCATGCGTCTGGCCACCTCTTATCTGAAAGAAGATAATCTGCGTGAAGCGGCTGTATGGTTTACCTTGCTGAAAGAGGTAAGCCCATTGTATCAGGATGACGCTGTCTATAATCTGGCTTATATTGATTATGTGGAGAAACGCTATGACAAGGCGCTGAAAAGTTTCCAGTCTTTGCAGAATGATGCCGTATATGCAGCATTGGTTCCTTATTATATAGGAGAGATTTATTTGGTGAAAGGAAATTATCAGCAGGCCCGTACTGTGGCAAAAGCGTATCTGGAGCAATATCCAGCTAAAAAGGATGTTCCTCAGATGGAACGGATTTGGGGAGAGGCTTGTTTCGGATTGAATGATTACCAAGCGGCGATACCTCCTTTGGAAAGATACCGTGAAAGTGTCTCCCACCCGCAGCGTAAGCCTTTGTATGAACTCGGTATGAGTTATTATTATACTGGTGTTTATTCCAAGGCTGCCGCTACTTTGGGGGAAATGGCTTCGGTACATGATGCCTTGTCACAGAATGCTTATCTCCACATGGGGCTGGCTTATTTGAACTTGAAGGAGAGGAACAGGGCACGCATGGCATTCGAGCAGGCAGCCAATTTCAGTTTTGACCCGAAAGTAAAGGAACAGGCTCTTTATAATTATGCTTTGTGTATTCATGAAACCTCTTATTCTCCATTTGCCGAGTCGGTTACCGTGTTTGAGCGTTTTCTGAACGAGTTCCCGAACTCGCCTTATACGGAGCGTGTCAATGATTATTTGATAGAAGTGTATATGAATACCCGCAGTTATGAAGCTGCTTTAAAATCTATAGCAAAGATTGAACATCCGGGCACACGTATTATGGAGGCCAAGCAGAAGATTTTGTTCCGGCTGGGCACACAAGCGTTTGTGAATGCTCGTTTCCAGGAGGCTCTGGAGTTCTTCAACCAATCGCTTGCTATGGGGCAATACAATCAGGCGACAAAGGCGGACGCTTATTTCTGGAGAGGGGAATCCAATTATCGTTTGGACCGTTTTCCGCAGGCGGGTAACGATTACCGCTTGTATCTGGAATTTGCCACCAGCAAGGACGGACAGGAATACGGTCTGGCTCTCTATAACTTGGGATATACTTATTTCAAACAGAAAAATTATGGAAATGCGGGCACTTGGTTTACCCGTTTTGTGGACAGGGGAAGTGCCAATGAACGTGCCATGCAGGCAGATGCCTATAACCGTATAGGTGACTGTAACTTCTATGACCGCCGTTTTGAACAGGCTCGTCAGGATTATGCCCGTGCGGTGGAGATTGATCCGTCACTGGGGGATTACTCTTTGTATCAGGAGGCGTTTGTACGTGGTTTGCAACGTGATTATAATGGAAAAGTGCAGACGTTGAACCGCTTGATTTCGGATTATCCGGAATCACAATACATGGATGATGCCCTTTACGAGCAGGGACGTGCTTTTGTGCAGATGGAAGATAATGCCAATGCCATTGCCCGTTTCAATATTTTGGTGAAGAAATTCCCGGAGAGCAATGTCGCACGGCGGGCAGCTAACGAGATCGGTTTGCTGTACTATCAGGATGACAAGTATCCTGAAGCCATTCAGGCTTATAAGCAGGTCATAGCCAGTTATCCGGGCAGTGAGGAGGCTCGTTTGGCGCAGCGTGATTTGAAATCTATCTATATTGATTTGAACAAGGTGGATGAGTATGCCAACTTTGCTTCAACTATCCCCGGCGGTGCCAACTTTGATGTAAATGAGCGTGATTCATTGACTTATGTGGCTGCCGAAAGGGTATATATGCGAGGAGAGGTCACCGAAGCCCGCAACAGCTTTACCCGTTATTTACAGACTTTCCCCGAAGGTGCTTTCAGCCTGAATGCCAACTATTATATCGGTTTGATAGACTATAACCAGAAAGCCTATGAAAGTGCAGCTCGGCATTTGGATAAAGTATTGGAATATCCCAACAACAAATATTCTGAAGATGCCATGTTGATGGGTGCCGAAATGGCTTATACGGCGAAGGATTATGAAAAAGCTTTGCATATTTACAAGCAATTGAAAGATAAAGCTGCTTCTATGGAGCGTCGCCAGCTTGCAAAAACCGGAATGTTACGCAGTGCGCATATGCTGGGAAATGAGGAAGAGATTATCTTTACCGCAACAGATTTGCTGGCCGATACTAAACTGGCGCCGGAATTGTCTAACGAGGCACATTATTACCGTGCAAAAGCTTATTTGGATGCCGGCAAGACGGATAGAGCTATGGAAGATCTGAAGATCTTGGCAAAAGACACCCGTAATGTATATGGAGCGGAGGCCAAATATAAAGTCGCCCAGATTTACTTTGACGGCGGACAAACGGATAAGGCGGAGCAGGAGGTGCTGAATTACATCGAGGTAAGTACACCGCATACCTATTGGCTGGCACGCAGCTTTGTGTTATTGGCTGATGTGTATATGAAGTTGGGACGTAACTTGGATGCTAAACAATATTTGCTTTCATTGAAGCAGAACTATCAGGCTGATGATGATATTGCCGGAATGATTGAAAGCAGACTTGAGAAATTGAAAACTGAGAATTAA
- a CDS encoding TonB-dependent receptor, translating to MISKKLSIVHCQLSIILAFLPLSVAYAQQDSTLNRTVVVENEYNPNIMDASKINVLPKVEEPAVMKKGIEYATALRPVLAWTYESMSPITREWAMNRAKRGYVRAGYGNYGNVDFKAGYLWDITGKDRLKVGVSLDGMNGKLKHWNAEDWKSRFYSTEFRLDYSHDFSKVTLNLGGGLQSQVFNYMPDSEVHTASARAADKQHHTLGDFHIGVSSRDESLPLQFTLQTGLKYFGIKYPLDYSDNASTGKEKIVHTEGDVWGKLDNEQRVGIRFEMDNLFYSSDSLMGNYTSLGLNPYYMLESDDWRVRVGAHVDWQSGEDSGIDVSPDVKAEYLFSDSYVLYLHALGGRELNDYRRLNAFSPYWSLNARMPSTYVPLNATLGFKASPVNGLWFNIFGGYRISKDELFCNLVDADGYYFTHFLQDKAKTAYGGAELKYGYKDWFDASLKGTFYSWKTDNENEELYLMTKPKFELNFYAEAKVFEGLKVYLGYEYVQRKEYVIEEGNSSRDFGLGNISNLSVGASYTFLKDLSVFGRVNNLLNKQYYYEYGYPAEKLNVLAGLSLVF from the coding sequence ATGATAAGTAAGAAATTGTCAATTGTCCATTGTCAATTGTCCATTATATTGGCTTTTTTGCCTCTGTCTGTTGCATATGCGCAGCAAGATAGTACGTTGAACCGCACTGTGGTGGTAGAGAATGAGTATAATCCCAATATCATGGATGCCTCAAAGATTAATGTCCTGCCTAAGGTGGAGGAGCCGGCTGTAATGAAGAAAGGCATAGAATATGCTACAGCCTTGCGCCCTGTTTTGGCCTGGACGTATGAAAGTATGTCTCCTATAACCCGTGAATGGGCTATGAACCGCGCGAAACGTGGGTATGTCCGTGCCGGATATGGAAATTATGGGAATGTGGATTTTAAGGCTGGGTATCTGTGGGATATCACCGGAAAGGACCGCCTGAAAGTCGGAGTATCTCTGGATGGCATGAACGGAAAGCTGAAGCATTGGAATGCTGAGGATTGGAAATCACGTTTTTATTCTACTGAGTTCCGTTTGGACTATTCTCATGATTTCAGCAAGGTAACTTTGAATTTAGGTGGCGGCCTGCAATCACAAGTGTTTAACTATATGCCTGATTCCGAAGTACATACGGCTTCTGCCAGAGCTGCTGATAAACAGCATCATACTTTAGGCGATTTTCACATCGGTGTTTCTTCCAGAGATGAATCGCTTCCTTTGCAATTCACTTTGCAGACCGGATTGAAGTATTTTGGTATCAAATATCCGCTGGATTATTCAGATAATGCATCTACAGGTAAGGAGAAGATTGTACACACCGAAGGAGATGTATGGGGCAAGCTGGATAATGAGCAACGGGTAGGCATCCGTTTCGAGATGGATAATCTGTTTTATTCTTCGGACAGTTTAATGGGCAACTATACTTCACTGGGTTTGAATCCTTATTATATGTTGGAAAGTGATGACTGGCGGGTCCGTGTCGGTGCTCATGTGGATTGGCAGTCGGGGGAGGACAGTGGCATTGATGTGTCTCCTGACGTGAAAGCCGAATACTTGTTCTCGGATAGTTATGTGCTTTATTTACATGCGTTGGGAGGGCGTGAACTGAATGATTATCGCCGGTTGAATGCTTTTTCACCTTATTGGTCTTTAAACGCCCGGATGCCTTCTACCTATGTGCCACTGAATGCTACATTGGGTTTTAAAGCATCTCCGGTAAATGGTTTGTGGTTTAATATCTTTGGTGGATATCGGATCAGTAAAGATGAGTTATTTTGCAATCTGGTGGATGCGGACGGGTATTATTTTACTCATTTCTTGCAGGATAAAGCAAAAACCGCATATGGAGGTGCTGAACTGAAATATGGTTATAAGGACTGGTTTGACGCTTCATTGAAAGGTACATTTTATAGCTGGAAGACAGACAATGAAAATGAAGAGCTGTATTTAATGACCAAGCCTAAGTTTGAATTGAATTTTTATGCTGAGGCTAAGGTTTTTGAAGGATTGAAGGTTTATTTGGGCTATGAATATGTACAGAGGAAAGAGTATGTAATAGAAGAAGGGAATAGCAGCAGGGATTTTGGTTTGGGCAATATCAGCAATTTGAGTGTGGGAGCCAGTTATACCTTCCTGAAAGACTTGTCTGTTTTTGGGCGTGTGAATAATCTGTTGAATAAACAATATTATTATGAGTACGGCTATCCTGCTGAAAAACTGAATGTTCTAGCCGGGCTTTCTCTGGTTTTTTAG
- a CDS encoding RNA polymerase sigma factor — protein MREISFRNDILPLKDKLYRLALRITLNSAEAEDVVQDTMIRVWNKRDEWPQFESIEAYCLTIARNLAIDRSQKMEAQNLELTSEVREMPDTLTPYDRLAQNEQIQLVHRLVNELPERQRTIMQLRDVEGKSYKEIADILQITEEQVKVTLFRARQKIKQRYTEIEDYGL, from the coding sequence ATGCGAGAGATCAGTTTCCGAAACGATATTCTGCCCCTGAAAGACAAACTCTACAGGTTGGCGCTTCGTATTACGCTGAATAGTGCTGAAGCGGAGGATGTGGTGCAGGATACGATGATCAGAGTATGGAACAAGCGGGATGAATGGCCGCAGTTTGAATCCATTGAGGCATATTGCCTGACCATTGCTCGTAACTTGGCAATTGACCGCAGTCAGAAGATGGAAGCGCAAAATTTGGAACTGACCTCTGAAGTGCGGGAGATGCCTGATACATTGACGCCTTATGATCGGTTGGCGCAGAACGAACAAATACAGTTGGTTCACCGTCTGGTCAATGAGCTTCCCGAAAGGCAGCGTACAATTATGCAGTTGAGGGATGTTGAAGGAAAGAGTTATAAAGAGATTGCAGATATTTTGCAGATTACGGAAGAACAGGTGAAAGTAACCCTTTTCCGTGCCCGGCAGAAAATAAAACAAAGATACACTGAAATAGAGGATTATGGATTATAA